A window from Candidatus Neomarinimicrobiota bacterium encodes these proteins:
- a CDS encoding T9SS type A sorting domain-containing protein → MKHYGSLFSGGARTLAKNIFVLSFLFVCIADIPVITAQIPGKSNVQLSGNFTVANNVVNGNHRLAIVRVDFQPDTSVLTTGDGTFDLSDTTTITDTIIDPPPHNAAYFKDQLVALHNYYSRVSNNTLTIDWQNSPIFPNDTDGAYTLSETMRGYGKGFADTTQESNWAKLLDETYDLTKGDVDFSQYSTLVIAHAGVGQDFDIPLDDSPFDIQSAYLDAEFLQDHFSDSRRAELENAGIEHVLILPETQSQLDIGIGLTGTFALLFGSRIGLPALYNTETGASVVGKFGLMDLGSNNANGIAPSYPSAWTRLYAGWDTAKTVNSSGDYSVQSPEAGGLEPTILKIPINHSEYYLVENRLRQIRSSSLDSFMVNFDTLFVERDPETHVITDVEEYDAGIPGDGLLIWHVDESQIQAGLAENAINTDPDRRAIDLEEADGAQDIGQYYGVFGGGRENGWFFDLWFAGNDGFFHLNPDYSTDADSTIGFTPETHPDSYTNSGTFSGIAITEIPAADSLVQVHVDFDLDVPGYPITGLASDPAHFLSLGYGSNHFLVSTAIGANTPDSLEVWIKNRNNIVTFPAGGVNRNIESIAGRINEQNQAVFGLLEVNSGVGPDSVFVETLTIENDGSLVQRSLLSGVAGRPVTQVIDDTTGYIFGTDHNQIHRVNTSGGADWVIEVPDSIKSISLTNNGNLYIGTENGLYLSTDGQDVVLRDEEPASELVTSGNEVYIRNDRGLRVYSANDISYVEAADQSAIQYHTIAAADMDADGRNELVALGQTETGEWRIFAYNNNDALVNNFPIDLDGDYRNLSFGVSDANLDGTPEIFAANDSGQIYGFASDGSTLSYFPIDIGEPVSAPLYFGSENNDHSVLVQGQSGQVYGYYSRPLKSGVEAGRTLWSGRNGNASNSRYVPASVLEPGTPDDKPIRRAYVYPNPIKSKFATFRIEVNAGDRILVSLYDFSGRFIRNWELNVHSNESVYEFAWSTSELPSGVYFGQVEVTGNGINQTEIVKVAITR, encoded by the coding sequence TTGAAACATTACGGTTCTCTGTTCAGCGGGGGAGCTCGCACTCTCGCAAAAAATATCTTTGTATTATCTTTTCTGTTCGTCTGTATTGCAGATATCCCAGTGATTACCGCCCAGATTCCGGGTAAATCCAATGTGCAGCTGTCCGGTAATTTCACTGTAGCAAACAACGTTGTGAACGGGAATCACCGGCTGGCAATTGTCCGGGTTGATTTTCAGCCGGATACGTCGGTGCTTACCACAGGTGATGGAACCTTTGACCTGAGTGACACCACTACGATTACCGATACCATCATCGATCCCCCACCGCACAACGCGGCGTATTTCAAGGACCAATTGGTTGCTCTCCATAATTACTACTCCCGCGTGTCCAACAATACACTTACCATCGATTGGCAAAACTCCCCGATATTTCCCAATGATACTGACGGCGCTTATACCCTGTCCGAGACCATGCGGGGTTACGGTAAAGGGTTCGCTGATACCACCCAGGAGAGTAACTGGGCGAAATTACTTGATGAAACTTATGACCTCACCAAAGGTGATGTGGATTTCAGCCAATATTCCACACTGGTCATTGCGCACGCCGGAGTCGGACAGGATTTTGATATTCCGCTGGACGACTCGCCATTCGATATCCAGTCAGCCTATCTGGATGCGGAATTTCTCCAGGACCATTTTTCGGATTCGCGGCGGGCAGAACTAGAAAATGCCGGAATTGAACACGTACTCATTTTGCCGGAAACGCAGAGCCAGCTGGATATCGGTATCGGACTAACCGGTACCTTTGCATTGCTTTTTGGATCCAGGATCGGGTTACCGGCTTTGTATAACACCGAAACCGGGGCCTCCGTTGTTGGAAAGTTCGGACTTATGGATTTGGGATCAAATAACGCCAACGGCATTGCACCGTCCTATCCCAGCGCCTGGACGCGGCTCTATGCCGGGTGGGACACGGCCAAAACGGTCAATAGCTCCGGTGATTACAGTGTTCAGTCGCCGGAAGCCGGAGGGCTGGAACCGACAATTCTCAAAATTCCCATCAATCACTCGGAATACTATCTCGTGGAAAACCGGTTGCGTCAGATCAGGTCGTCTTCGCTGGACTCGTTTATGGTGAATTTTGATACGCTTTTTGTCGAACGGGATCCGGAAACACACGTCATAACCGATGTAGAAGAATATGATGCCGGAATTCCGGGTGACGGACTCCTGATTTGGCACGTGGATGAATCACAGATCCAGGCAGGGCTTGCTGAGAATGCAATTAACACCGATCCGGACAGACGCGCGATCGATTTGGAGGAGGCTGACGGAGCACAGGACATTGGGCAGTATTATGGTGTGTTTGGCGGCGGTCGCGAAAACGGCTGGTTTTTTGACCTGTGGTTCGCCGGGAATGATGGGTTTTTCCATCTGAATCCCGACTATTCAACTGACGCCGATTCTACCATCGGCTTTACTCCGGAGACACATCCGGATTCATATACAAACAGCGGGACGTTTTCCGGCATTGCGATCACAGAGATACCGGCCGCTGATTCCCTGGTTCAGGTGCATGTGGATTTTGACCTGGATGTTCCGGGTTACCCGATCACCGGTCTGGCCAGCGATCCGGCGCATTTTCTTTCGCTGGGATACGGGAGCAATCACTTTTTAGTGAGTACAGCCATAGGAGCAAACACTCCGGATTCTTTGGAAGTCTGGATAAAGAACCGAAACAATATCGTTACATTTCCAGCAGGTGGAGTCAACCGGAATATTGAGTCGATTGCCGGCAGAATAAATGAACAAAACCAGGCAGTCTTTGGATTGCTGGAAGTGAATTCCGGGGTGGGACCGGATTCGGTATTTGTGGAGACATTGACCATTGAAAACGACGGAAGTCTTGTGCAACGCTCGTTGCTCAGTGGAGTAGCGGGGAGACCGGTCACTCAGGTGATTGACGACACGACCGGTTATATCTTTGGTACGGATCACAATCAGATTCACCGAGTTAATACCAGTGGGGGAGCGGATTGGGTTATAGAGGTGCCTGATTCGATAAAATCAATAAGTTTGACGAATAACGGGAATCTCTACATTGGCACTGAGAACGGTCTGTATTTGAGCACAGATGGCCAGGATGTTGTGCTCCGGGATGAAGAGCCAGCCTCAGAGTTAGTTACCTCCGGGAATGAGGTCTATATTCGAAATGACAGAGGACTAAGGGTGTATTCGGCCAATGACATCTCATATGTTGAGGCCGCGGATCAAAGTGCAATCCAGTACCATACGATTGCTGCTGCAGATATGGACGCAGACGGCCGGAATGAACTTGTTGCACTCGGACAGACTGAAACAGGTGAATGGCGAATTTTTGCATACAATAATAATGATGCATTGGTCAATAATTTTCCCATCGACCTTGACGGCGATTACCGAAACCTTTCGTTCGGGGTGAGCGATGCAAATCTCGACGGAACCCCGGAGATATTTGCGGCGAATGATTCCGGACAGATCTATGGTTTTGCATCTGACGGCAGCACTCTGAGTTACTTCCCAATCGATATCGGTGAGCCGGTGAGTGCGCCATTGTATTTCGGAAGTGAAAACAACGACCACTCCGTACTCGTGCAGGGGCAATCCGGACAGGTCTACGGGTATTATTCCCGACCGCTTAAATCCGGTGTTGAAGCCGGACGTACTCTCTGGAGTGGCCGAAACGGGAACGCATCCAACAGCAGATATGTACCGGCTTCTGTATTAGAACCAGGCACTCCGGATGATAAGCCGATTCGCCGGGCCTATGTCTATCCCAATCCAATAAAATCAAAATTTGCCACATTCCGAATCGAAGTGAATGCGGGGGATAGAATCCTTGTCTCACTCTATGATTTCTCCGGTCGGTTTATCAGAAACTGGGAGCTAAACGTCCATTCCAATGAATCCGTATATGAATTTGCATGGAGTACCTCCGAATTGCCAAGCGGCGTCTATTTCGGCCAGGTGGAAGTGACCGGAAACGGAATCAACCAGACCGAGATTGTAAAGGTTGCGATCACCCGATGA
- a CDS encoding PorV/PorQ family protein, whose translation MLKTLNTLVRNTLLVLLLIGSPGLIFAQSEASGIFLLIAPGARAGGMGEAQVALANDAYASYWNPAGLAFQDKQELAAMHVNWLPGLADDLYYEFVAYQRNVPNLGTFGAHFVYLSLGEQIRTGETGPDALDTFYSYMWNISLSYGAALNDHSAFGMNAKVYRQFLAPEGAAAELDKDGASTDFAFDLAYLNKQLFTDRLAFGATLSNMGPSVTFIDADQADPPPTTLRVGVNIAAIQGEHNTVNIVYDASKMLVAKDDQGRAVPFYKAIFTSWFDDDPQTEINQILHNFGAEYWYSQMFAIRVGGFYQVSGDFTSGSDDPGEAGGYPIPTFGAGIRYANYGFDFGYIAGDDNHPLNNTMRFSLNMQF comes from the coding sequence ATGTTGAAAACCCTTAATACACTTGTACGAAACACGCTGCTCGTTCTGCTTCTGATCGGATCTCCGGGGTTAATCTTCGCGCAGAGCGAAGCGAGCGGTATTTTCCTTTTAATTGCACCAGGGGCCCGTGCCGGCGGTATGGGCGAAGCGCAAGTCGCGCTGGCCAACGATGCATACGCCAGTTACTGGAATCCTGCAGGGCTTGCCTTCCAGGATAAACAGGAACTGGCTGCCATGCACGTCAACTGGCTTCCGGGACTGGCAGACGATCTTTATTACGAATTCGTTGCCTATCAGCGTAACGTCCCGAATCTCGGGACATTTGGCGCCCACTTTGTGTATCTCAGTCTCGGGGAACAGATCCGAACCGGCGAAACCGGTCCGGACGCCCTGGATACATTTTATAGCTACATGTGGAATATCAGCCTCTCCTATGGCGCGGCATTGAATGACCACTCCGCATTCGGGATGAATGCCAAGGTGTACCGGCAGTTTCTCGCGCCGGAGGGCGCCGCGGCCGAACTGGATAAGGACGGTGCCTCTACCGATTTTGCATTCGACCTGGCATATTTAAACAAACAATTATTTACAGATAGATTAGCTTTTGGCGCTACGCTCTCCAATATGGGGCCCAGCGTCACCTTTATCGACGCTGACCAGGCTGATCCGCCGCCCACCACGTTGCGGGTCGGGGTGAATATTGCGGCCATCCAGGGAGAACACAATACCGTCAACATCGTATACGATGCCAGCAAGATGCTGGTTGCCAAAGATGACCAGGGCCGGGCGGTTCCGTTCTACAAGGCGATTTTCACCAGCTGGTTCGATGATGACCCCCAGACGGAAATCAACCAGATCCTGCACAACTTTGGCGCCGAGTACTGGTACAGTCAAATGTTTGCCATCCGCGTGGGCGGGTTCTACCAGGTGTCAGGTGACTTCACCTCCGGAAGTGATGATCCGGGCGAAGCCGGTGGCTATCCGATTCCGACCTTTGGTGCCGGAATCCGGTACGCCAACTACGGGTTTGATTTTGGATACATTGCCGGTGACGATAATCACCCCCTGAACAATACGATGCGGTTCTCGCTCAATATGCAATTCTAG
- a CDS encoding Trm112 family protein translates to MVDQTLLEILACPKCKQELEYDEENQKLICNECRLKYDIENDIPIMLIDEAESF, encoded by the coding sequence ATGGTCGATCAAACATTGTTAGAGATTTTAGCATGCCCAAAATGCAAGCAGGAACTTGAATATGACGAAGAGAATCAAAAACTGATTTGCAATGAATGTCGGCTGAAATATGATATCGAAAATGACATCCCGATTATGCTCATTGATGAGGCGGAAAGTTTCTAA